One window of the Maylandia zebra isolate NMK-2024a linkage group LG19, Mzebra_GT3a, whole genome shotgun sequence genome contains the following:
- the LOC101463750 gene encoding alcohol dehydrogenase 1 isoform X2, giving the protein MALMVIKCKAAVAWESSKPLVIEEIEVAPPQANEVRIKIVATSLCHSDLYFLYESLDKSLFPTILGHEGAGIVESVGLGVTEFQPGDKVIPLFLLQCGECRFCKSPKTNRCEEAMKRHAQKSTEHSRLTCKGQKLQQFMGTGTFSEYTVMNQMAVVKIDPAAPLDKVCLLGCGVCTGYGAAVNTAKVEPGSTCAVFGLGAVGLAAVMGCKAAGAKRIIAVDINPDKFEKAKVFGATDFVNPKDHNKPISQVLMEMTGGGVDYSLECIGNVECMRSALESCVAGWGVSVIVGWTDLHDVATRPINLMLGRTWTGCLFGGFKGKGGIPRMVKAYLDKKVMLDEFITHNMTVDQVNDAIELLKNGKSIRTVMRFSPQ; this is encoded by the exons ATGGCACTAATG GTCATCAAGTGCAAGGCAGCAGTGGCCTGGGAATCCAGCAAGCCTCTGGTGATTGAAGAAATAGAGGTAGCCCCACCCCAGGCCAATGAGGTCCGCATTAAG ATTGTGGCAACATCTCTGTGCCATTCAGACCTGTACTTCCTTTATGAGAGTCTGGACAAATCGCTCTTCCCAACCATCCTCGGTCATGAGGGAGCCGGCATTGTAGAGAGTGTTGGGCTGGGAGTGACGGAATTTCAGCCAG GAGACAAAGTAATTCCTCTTTTCCTACTCCAGTGTGGAGAATGTCGCTTCTGTAAGAGTCCTAAGACCAACCGGTGTGAAGAAGCAAT GAAAAGGCACGCCCAGAAAAGCACAGAACATTCCAGGCTTACCTGTAAGGGGCAGAAACTGCAGCAATTTATGGGGACTGGGACCTTCTCTGAGTACACTGTGATGAACCAGATGGCTGTGGTTAAAATCGACCCGGCTGCTCCTCTGGATAAAGTCTGCCTCCTTGGGTGTGGGGTCTGCACTGGATATGGGGCAGCTGTTAATACTGCTAAG GTTGAGCCGGGCTCCACCTGTGCCGTGTTTGGTCTGGGAGCTGTGGGTTTGGCTGCAGTCATGGGTTGCAAGGCTGCAGGAGCCAAAAGGATTATCGCTGTTGACATCAACCCAGACAAGTTTGAGAAGGCCAAAGTGTTTGGAGCTACTGACTTCGTCAATCCCAAGGATCACAATAAACCCATCAGCCAAGTGCTGATGGAGATGACTGGTGGAGGTGTGGACTACTCCCTGGAATGTATTGGGAATGTGGAATGCATG CGCAGTGCTTTGGAATCTTGTGTGGCAGGCTGGGGCGTTAGTGTCATTGTTGGATGGACAGACTTGCATGACGTAGCCACCCGACCTATTAATCTCATGCTTGGACGTACATGGACTGGGTGCTTGTTTGGAG GATTTAAGGGTAAGGGTGGCATTCCTAGGATGGTTAAAGCATATCTGGACAAGAAGGTGATGCTGGATGAGTTCATTACTCACAACATGACTGTGGACCAGGTCAACGACGCCATTGAACTGTTGAAGAACGGTAAAAG TATCCGCACAGTCATGAGATTTTCTCCACAATAA
- the LOC101463750 gene encoding alcohol dehydrogenase 1 isoform X1, producing MATAGKVIKCKAAVAWESSKPLVIEEIEVAPPQANEVRIKIVATSLCHSDLYFLYESLDKSLFPTILGHEGAGIVESVGLGVTEFQPGDKVIPLFLLQCGECRFCKSPKTNRCEEAMKRHAQKSTEHSRLTCKGQKLQQFMGTGTFSEYTVMNQMAVVKIDPAAPLDKVCLLGCGVCTGYGAAVNTAKVEPGSTCAVFGLGAVGLAAVMGCKAAGAKRIIAVDINPDKFEKAKVFGATDFVNPKDHNKPISQVLMEMTGGGVDYSLECIGNVECMRSALESCVAGWGVSVIVGWTDLHDVATRPINLMLGRTWTGCLFGGFKGKGGIPRMVKAYLDKKVMLDEFITHNMTVDQVNDAIELLKNGKSIRTVMRFSPQ from the exons ATGGCCACAGCTGGTAAG GTCATCAAGTGCAAGGCAGCAGTGGCCTGGGAATCCAGCAAGCCTCTGGTGATTGAAGAAATAGAGGTAGCCCCACCCCAGGCCAATGAGGTCCGCATTAAG ATTGTGGCAACATCTCTGTGCCATTCAGACCTGTACTTCCTTTATGAGAGTCTGGACAAATCGCTCTTCCCAACCATCCTCGGTCATGAGGGAGCCGGCATTGTAGAGAGTGTTGGGCTGGGAGTGACGGAATTTCAGCCAG GAGACAAAGTAATTCCTCTTTTCCTACTCCAGTGTGGAGAATGTCGCTTCTGTAAGAGTCCTAAGACCAACCGGTGTGAAGAAGCAAT GAAAAGGCACGCCCAGAAAAGCACAGAACATTCCAGGCTTACCTGTAAGGGGCAGAAACTGCAGCAATTTATGGGGACTGGGACCTTCTCTGAGTACACTGTGATGAACCAGATGGCTGTGGTTAAAATCGACCCGGCTGCTCCTCTGGATAAAGTCTGCCTCCTTGGGTGTGGGGTCTGCACTGGATATGGGGCAGCTGTTAATACTGCTAAG GTTGAGCCGGGCTCCACCTGTGCCGTGTTTGGTCTGGGAGCTGTGGGTTTGGCTGCAGTCATGGGTTGCAAGGCTGCAGGAGCCAAAAGGATTATCGCTGTTGACATCAACCCAGACAAGTTTGAGAAGGCCAAAGTGTTTGGAGCTACTGACTTCGTCAATCCCAAGGATCACAATAAACCCATCAGCCAAGTGCTGATGGAGATGACTGGTGGAGGTGTGGACTACTCCCTGGAATGTATTGGGAATGTGGAATGCATG CGCAGTGCTTTGGAATCTTGTGTGGCAGGCTGGGGCGTTAGTGTCATTGTTGGATGGACAGACTTGCATGACGTAGCCACCCGACCTATTAATCTCATGCTTGGACGTACATGGACTGGGTGCTTGTTTGGAG GATTTAAGGGTAAGGGTGGCATTCCTAGGATGGTTAAAGCATATCTGGACAAGAAGGTGATGCTGGATGAGTTCATTACTCACAACATGACTGTGGACCAGGTCAACGACGCCATTGAACTGTTGAAGAACGGTAAAAG TATCCGCACAGTCATGAGATTTTCTCCACAATAA
- the LOC101488040 gene encoding alcohol dehydrogenase 1, translated as MQLQSEYWPALNYHPAPWSIRCFPPVVDPLFPSEMTTAGNVIKCKAVVAWEPQQPVVIEEIEVAPPQANEVRIKIVSTALCHSDLYCLLKVVEKEFFPVVLGHEAAGIVESVGPGVTEFQPGDKVIPLYLPQCGECRFCKSPKTNQCDVIWTRMGSKEMALEKSRLTCNGQKLRQFMGISTFSEYTVAHQMAVAKIDPDAPLDKVCLLGCGVCTGYGAAVNTAKVEPGSTCAVFGLGAVGLAAVMGCEAAGAKRIIVVDINPDKFEKAREFGATDFVNPKDHNKPISQVLMEMTGGGVDYSLECVGDVECMRSALESCVKGWGVSVIVGLTDMQDVTTRPLQLTSGRTWTGCLFGGFKSKDAVPKMVKDYLEKKLKLDEFISHTMTMDEINDAIDLMKQGKCIRTVMSVCPE; from the exons ATGCAGCTGCAAAGCGAATATTGGCCAGCCCTTAATTACCACCCTGCACCTTGGAGCATCCGTTGTTTCCCACCTGTTGTAGACCCGCTATTTCCTTCAG AAATGACCACTGCTGGTAAT GTCATCAAGTGCAAGGCAGTAGTAGCCTGGGAGCCCCAGCAGCCTGTGGTGATTGAGGAGATAGAGGTAGCACCACCCCAGGCCAATGAGGTCCGCATCAAG ATTGTTTCAACAGCGCTGTGCCATTCAGACCTGTACTGCCTGTTGAAGGTTGTGGAGAAGGAATTTTTCCCAGTCGTCCTTGGCCACGAGGCGGCCGGCATTGTCGAGAGTGTTGGGCCTGGAGTCACAGAATTTCAGCCAG GAGACAAGGTGATTCCCCTCTACCTTCCTCAGTGTGGAGAATGTCGCTTCTGTAAGAGCCCTAAGACAAACCAGTGTGACGTAATTTG GACTAGAATGGGTTCAAAAGAAATGGCACTGGAAAAGTCCAGGTTAACCTGTAATGGGCAGAAGCTGCGGCAGTTTATGGGAATCAGCACCTTCTCTGAGTACACTGTGGCTCATCAGATGGCTGTGGCTAAGATTGACCCTGATGCTCCTCTGGATAAAGTCTGCCTCCTTGGGTGTGGGGTCTGCACTGGGTATGGGGCAGCTGTTAATACTGCTAAG GTTGAGCCAGGCTCCACCTGTGCCGTGTTTGGTCTGGGAGCTGTGGGTTTGGCTGCAGTCATGGGCTGTGAGGCTGCAGGAGCCAAAAGGATTATTGTTGTTGACATCAACCCAGACAAGTTTGAGAAAGCCAGGGAGTTTGGAGCTACTGACTTCGTCAATCCCAAGGATCACAATAAACCCATTAGTCAAGTGCTAATGGAGATGACTGGTGGAGGTGTGGACTACTCCCTGGAATGTGTTGGTGATGTGGAATGCATG CGCAGTGCTTTGGAGTCCTGTGTGAAAGGCTGGGGTGTCAGTGTGATCGTGGGATTGACAGACATGCAAGACGTAACCACCCGACCTCTTCAGCTCACCTCGGGACGTACATGGACTGGCTGCCTGTTTGGAG GATTTAAAAGTAAGGATGCTGTTCCTAAGATGGTGAAAGACTACCTGGAAAAGAAACTGAAGCTGGATGAGTTTATCAGTCACACTATGACTATGGATGAAATCAATGATGCCATTGACCTAATGAAGCAAGGCAAATG CATCCGGACAGTTATGAGTGTTTGTCCAGAATGA
- the LOC101487772 gene encoding alcohol dehydrogenase 1 yields the protein MSTAGKVIKCKAAVAWEPNKPMVIEEIEVAPPQANEVRIKIVATGVCHTDLYHLFEGMHKDGFPAVLGHEGAGIVESVGPGVTEFQPGDKVIPLFISQCRECRFCKNPKTNQCEKGWAADSHDVMALAESRFTCKGKKVLQFMGTSTFSEYTVMNQMAVAKIDPAAPLDKVCLLGCGVCTGYGAAVNTAKVEPGSTCAVFGLGAVGLAAVMGCKAAGAKRIIAVDINPDKFEKAKVFGATEFVNPKDHNKPINEVLAEMTGGGVDYSLECVGNVAVMRSALESCIKGWGVSVLVGWTDLHDFAARPIQLIAGRTWKGSLFGGFKSKDGVPEMVKAYLNKKVKLDEFITHKMTLDQVNDAIELMKHGKCIRTVLSVSPQ from the exons ATGTCCACCGCTGGTAAG GTCATCAAGTGCAAGGCAGCAGTGGCCTGGGAGCCAAACAAGCCTATGGTGATTGAGGAGATTGAGGTAGCCCCACCTCAGGCCAATGAGGTCCGGATCAAG ATCGTTGCAACTGGAGTGTGCCACACTGACCTGTACCACCTTTTTGAGGGTATGCACAAAGATGGCTTCCCAGCAGTGCTTGGACACGAGGGAGCTGGCATAGTAGAGAGCGTTGGCCCCGGCGTTACTGAGTTTCAGCCAG GAGACAAGGTGATCCCTCTGTTCATCTCCCAGTGTCGGGAATGTCGCTTCTGTAAGAATCCTAAGACCAATCAGTGTGAAAAAGGCTG GGCTGCTGATAGTCATGATGTGATGGCTTTAGCAGAATCCAGGTTCACCTGTAAGGGGAAGAAGGTGCTGCAGTTTATGGGGACCAGCACCTTCTCTGAGTACACTGTGATGAACCAGATGGCTGTGGCTAAGATCGACCCGGCTGCTCCTCTGGACAAAGTCTGCCTCCTTGGGTGTGGGGTCTGCACTGGATATGGGGCAGCTGTTAATACTGCTAAG gtTGAGCCGGGCTCCACCTGTGCCGTGTTTGGTCTGGGAGCTGTGGGTTTGGCTGCAGTCATGGGCTGCAAGGCTGCAGGAGCCAAAAGGATTATCGCTGTTGACATCAATCCAGACAAGTTTGAGAAGgccaaagtgtttggagccacTGAGTTTGTGAACCCAAAGGATCACAACAAACCCATCAATGAAGTTTTGGCTGAGATGACTGGTGGAGGTGTGGACTACTCCCTGGAATGTGTCGGGAACGTGGCAGTCATG CGCAGTGCCTTGGAGTCTTGTATCAAAGGCTGGGGTGTCAGCGTGCTGGTTGGCTGGACTGATCTCCACGACTTTGCAGCCCGACCCATTCAGCTCATTGCTGGACGTACATGGAAGGGCTCTTTGTTTGGAG GATTTAAAAGTAAGGATGGCGTCCCTGAGATGGTTAAAGCTTACCTGAACAAGAAGGTGAAGCTGGATGAGTTCATCACTCATAAAATGACTTTGGACCAGGTCAACGATGCCATTGAACTGATGAAGCACGGCAAATG CATCCGGACAGTTCTGAGTGTTTCTCCACAGTAA